In a genomic window of [Empedobacter] haloabium:
- a CDS encoding chemotaxis protein CheD, with protein sequence MPFSPSLPLPSAASPPDAALAGTRHIWAGEFEVGCGDTVLTALLGSCVGIGILWRRKRRAALAHCLLGEAPAHEANAGARYVSTALPAMLRALGARPDDYKELEVVVAGGASLFGKAQLPVTVGDKNIAALERGVQALGLRVVHQRLGGRQGCRITLRCRDLTFYIHDVGNKAAPGRR encoded by the coding sequence ATGCCATTTTCCCCATCGCTGCCATTGCCGAGCGCCGCGTCGCCCCCCGACGCGGCACTGGCCGGCACGCGCCATATCTGGGCCGGCGAATTCGAGGTGGGCTGCGGCGACACGGTGCTGACGGCACTGCTCGGTTCCTGTGTCGGCATCGGTATCCTGTGGCGCCGCAAGCGCCGCGCGGCGCTGGCGCACTGCCTGTTGGGCGAGGCGCCGGCGCACGAGGCGAATGCCGGCGCCCGCTACGTCAGCACGGCACTGCCCGCCATGCTGCGCGCGCTGGGCGCCCGGCCGGACGACTACAAGGAGCTGGAGGTCGTGGTGGCCGGCGGCGCCAGCCTGTTCGGCAAGGCGCAGTTGCCCGTCACGGTGGGCGACAAGAACATCGCCGCACTGGAACGGGGCGTGCAGGCACTGGGCCTGCGCGTGGTGCACCAGCGCCTGGGCGGCCGGCAGGGCTGCCGCATCACCTTGCGCTGCCGCGACCTGACCTTTTATATCCACGACGTGGGCAACAAGGCCGCGCCAGGGCGGCGCTGA
- a CDS encoding tyrosine-type recombinase/integrase yields MPDHSQAVVPAAIEALHLPAHLDGRAGSNRAGAGRAQIGADNDIDAIKAWLARFVDTRTTFDSYRKEAERLLLWATVELGKPLSSLVHEDWLRYRRFLQDPQPAARWISPAGRKFARAHPQWRPFAGPLSPSSQRQAAIILNALFSWLVQAGYLAGNPLALSRERKQRAAPRITRYLDDTVWAEVKATIEALPRATPREQEHYLRLRWLFTLLYLCGLRVSEVIGTTMGAFFARRDKLGVQRWWLEVVGKGGKPRMVPATAELMTELARYRRALGMTPFPLPHETAPLLLPLGGKARQMTRGGVHEIVKRVFEQTAARFHAKGDDYATEAARVMLASAHWLRHTAGSHMVNGDVDLRHVRDTLGHVSIGTTNSYLHSPDDSRHTETEARHKIAW; encoded by the coding sequence ATGCCCGACCACAGTCAAGCCGTCGTCCCCGCCGCCATCGAAGCCTTGCACCTGCCCGCCCACCTGGACGGCCGGGCCGGCAGCAACCGAGCCGGCGCCGGGCGCGCCCAGATCGGCGCCGACAACGACATCGACGCCATCAAGGCCTGGCTGGCCCGCTTCGTCGACACCCGGACCACCTTCGACAGCTACCGCAAGGAAGCCGAACGCCTGCTGCTGTGGGCGACCGTCGAGCTGGGCAAGCCGCTCTCCTCCCTGGTGCACGAGGACTGGCTGCGCTACCGCCGCTTCCTGCAGGACCCGCAGCCGGCCGCGCGCTGGATCTCCCCGGCCGGCCGCAAGTTCGCGCGCGCGCACCCGCAATGGCGCCCGTTCGCCGGGCCGCTCTCGCCCAGCAGCCAGCGCCAGGCCGCCATCATCCTGAATGCCCTGTTCTCCTGGCTGGTGCAGGCCGGTTACCTGGCCGGCAACCCGCTGGCGCTGTCGCGCGAACGCAAGCAGCGTGCCGCGCCGCGCATCACGCGCTACCTGGACGACACGGTGTGGGCGGAAGTCAAGGCGACGATCGAGGCGCTGCCGCGCGCCACCCCGCGCGAGCAGGAGCACTACCTGCGCCTGCGCTGGCTGTTTACGCTGCTGTATCTATGCGGCCTGCGGGTGTCCGAAGTCATCGGTACGACGATGGGCGCGTTTTTCGCCCGCCGCGACAAGCTGGGCGTGCAACGCTGGTGGCTGGAGGTCGTCGGCAAGGGCGGCAAGCCGCGCATGGTGCCGGCCACGGCCGAATTGATGACGGAGCTGGCGCGCTACCGGCGCGCACTGGGCATGACGCCGTTTCCGCTGCCGCACGAGACGGCGCCGCTGTTGCTGCCCCTGGGTGGCAAGGCGCGGCAGATGACGCGCGGCGGCGTGCACGAAATCGTCAAGCGGGTGTTCGAGCAGACCGCCGCGCGCTTCCATGCCAAGGGTGACGATTACGCGACGGAAGCGGCGCGCGTGATGCTGGCCTCGGCCCACTGGCTGCGCCACACGGCCGGTTCGCACATGGTCAACGGCGACGTCGACCTGCGCCACGTGCGCGACACGCTGGGGCACGTCTCGATCGGCACGACCAACAGCTACCTGCACTCGCCGGACGACAGCCGGCACACGGAAACGGAAGCGCGGCACAAGATCGCCTGGTAA
- a CDS encoding TonB-dependent receptor gives MTQPLPLVRAVGAACLLMAHGAVLAQTATPDDADEMKEVIVTATRTAKAVDKIPGAVSVISQRELETQYLVADDPSAALATYIPGYAPSRQKMSSAGESMRGRTTLILLDGVPQSNPLRAGMREGYFADTAIIERIEVINGASAIQGMGATGGIVNYITKTPKTPGTSVTVNARVASQFRHDNVDWKTGLTVTHKSGEFDLLAHGSVQRRGMGYDGRGRLLGIDVVQGDTMDAAGGDFFVKLGRNFGDQRLQLTVNRFKFEGDGDYRNVPAVFAQGIPTSSTEGTPPGMPARNDVKTASLDYRHADLFGGALSAQLFSQDFSSLYGATNTATFQDIRYAPIGTFYDQSEIVADKHGAKLTYVRPDLLLRGLEATAGVDFLRDRSRQQLAGTGRTWVPTLDFKSTAPFLQLEYEFGPVTVRGGLRHESADLRVATYTTLASYGNRLVQGGERSFSKSVKNLGAVWRFAPQWSAFASSAEGFGLPDVGLVLRGVNRPNQSVAQLFNLEPVVTRNNEVGVNWRGALGHVGASMYDSRSKLGTVLRINAQGIGVLDRVPTTVRGWEVAGELRASKTVSAFGSYAKTMGKTAATAGAPMDLALGARSQAPDKLVLGANWQPLAGTQLRLQATRLEDRDINIGRVVGTANLEEHFRGYTLADLAATFDTRYGKFGLAVENLTDRQYVGYYPQSANYKEATSYFAGRGRTFSASVTRTF, from the coding sequence ATGACCCAGCCCCTTCCCCTCGTCCGCGCCGTGGGCGCCGCCTGCCTGCTGATGGCGCACGGCGCCGTGCTGGCCCAGACCGCCACGCCCGACGACGCCGACGAGATGAAGGAAGTCATCGTCACCGCCACCCGCACCGCCAAGGCCGTGGACAAGATTCCCGGCGCCGTCTCCGTCATCTCCCAGCGCGAGCTGGAGACGCAGTACCTGGTGGCGGACGATCCGTCCGCCGCGCTGGCCACGTACATCCCCGGCTACGCGCCCAGCCGGCAGAAGATGTCGTCCGCCGGCGAGTCGATGCGTGGGCGTACCACGCTGATCCTGCTGGACGGCGTACCGCAGTCGAACCCGCTGCGCGCCGGCATGCGCGAGGGCTACTTCGCCGACACGGCCATCATCGAGCGCATCGAGGTCATCAACGGCGCGTCCGCCATCCAGGGCATGGGCGCGACAGGCGGCATCGTCAACTACATCACCAAGACGCCGAAGACGCCCGGCACCAGCGTCACCGTCAACGCCCGCGTGGCGTCGCAGTTCCGCCACGACAACGTCGACTGGAAGACCGGCCTGACCGTCACGCATAAATCGGGCGAGTTCGACCTGCTGGCCCATGGCAGCGTGCAGCGGCGCGGCATGGGTTACGACGGCCGTGGCCGCCTGCTGGGCATCGACGTCGTGCAAGGCGACACGATGGACGCCGCCGGCGGCGACTTCTTCGTCAAGCTGGGCCGCAATTTCGGCGACCAGCGCCTGCAGCTGACCGTCAACCGCTTCAAGTTCGAAGGCGACGGCGACTACCGCAACGTGCCGGCCGTGTTCGCGCAAGGCATCCCGACCAGTTCCACCGAGGGCACGCCGCCGGGCATGCCCGCGCGCAACGACGTCAAGACGGCAAGCCTGGACTACCGCCATGCCGACCTGTTCGGCGGCGCGCTGAGCGCCCAGCTGTTCAGCCAGGATTTCTCGTCGCTGTACGGTGCCACCAACACGGCCACCTTCCAGGACATCCGCTATGCGCCCATCGGCACCTTCTACGACCAGTCGGAAATCGTGGCGGACAAGCACGGCGCCAAGCTGACCTATGTGCGCCCCGACCTGCTGCTGCGTGGCCTGGAAGCGACCGCCGGCGTGGACTTCCTGCGCGACCGCAGCCGCCAGCAGCTGGCCGGCACCGGCCGCACCTGGGTGCCCACGCTGGACTTCAAGTCCACCGCCCCGTTCCTGCAGCTGGAGTACGAGTTCGGGCCCGTCACCGTGCGCGGTGGCCTGCGGCACGAATCGGCCGACCTGCGCGTGGCCACCTACACGACGCTGGCGTCGTACGGCAACCGTCTCGTCCAGGGCGGTGAGCGCTCGTTCTCGAAAAGCGTGAAAAACCTGGGCGCGGTGTGGCGCTTCGCGCCGCAGTGGTCGGCCTTTGCCTCCAGCGCCGAAGGCTTTGGCCTGCCGGACGTCGGCCTGGTGCTGCGCGGCGTGAACCGCCCGAACCAGTCCGTGGCCCAGTTGTTCAACCTGGAGCCCGTCGTCACGCGCAACAACGAGGTGGGCGTCAACTGGCGCGGCGCCCTGGGTCATGTGGGCGCGTCGATGTACGATTCCCGTTCCAAGCTGGGCACCGTACTGCGCATCAACGCGCAAGGCATCGGCGTGCTGGACCGGGTGCCGACCACCGTGCGCGGCTGGGAAGTGGCGGGCGAGCTGCGCGCCAGCAAGACCGTGTCCGCGTTCGGCAGCTATGCCAAGACGATGGGCAAGACCGCCGCCACGGCCGGCGCGCCGATGGACCTGGCCCTGGGCGCCCGCTCGCAGGCGCCGGACAAGCTGGTGCTGGGCGCCAACTGGCAGCCGCTGGCCGGCACCCAGCTGCGCCTGCAGGCCACCCGCCTGGAAGACCGCGACATCAATATCGGCCGCGTGGTGGGCACGGCCAATCTGGAGGAACATTTCCGGGGCTATACGCTGGCCGACCTGGCCGCCACGTTCGACACCCGCTACGGCAAGTTCGGCCTGGCGGTGGAGAACCTGACGGACCGCCAGTACGTCGGTTACTACCCGCAATCGGCCAACTACAAGGAGGCGACGTCCTACTTTGCCGGGCGCGGTCGCACGTTCTCGGCCAGCGTGACGCGCACGTTCTGA
- a CDS encoding circularly permuted type 2 ATP-grasp protein — protein sequence MMADGAVRPHYRAFAEWLAQQTHDAIERKRAEADLAFRRVGITFAVYGDNAGTERLIPFDMIPRIIPAHEWALLQRGLEQRVRALNMFIDDIYHEQHIIRAGVVPAEQIYRNAQYRPEMQGIRVASDIYAHIAGIDIVRAGAGEFYVLEDNLRVPSGVSYMLEDRKMMMRLYPELFASHKVAPVEHYPDLLLDNLRSVAPVGVIDPTVVVMTPGMYNSAYFEHAFLAQQMGVELVEGKDLFVNNNAVWMRTTRGPRRVDVIYRRLDDDFLDPLAFRADSALGVPGLLSVYRAGRVTLANAIGTGVADDKSIYPYVPAIIRFYLSEEPVLNNVPTYQCRHRNELDYTLANLAQLVVKEVHGAGGYGMLVGPAASKQEVEDFRARLLARPDVYIAQPTLALSNCPTFVENGVAPRHIDLRPFVLSGKTISMVPGGLTRVALREGSLVVNSSQGGGTKDTWVLEQ from the coding sequence ATGATGGCGGACGGCGCCGTCCGGCCCCACTACCGTGCGTTCGCCGAGTGGCTCGCGCAGCAGACGCACGATGCGATCGAGCGCAAGCGCGCCGAGGCCGACCTGGCGTTCCGCCGCGTCGGCATCACGTTCGCCGTCTATGGCGACAATGCCGGCACCGAGCGGCTGATCCCGTTCGACATGATCCCGCGCATTATTCCGGCGCACGAGTGGGCCTTGCTGCAGCGCGGCCTGGAGCAGCGCGTGCGCGCGCTGAACATGTTCATCGACGACATCTACCACGAGCAGCACATCATCCGTGCCGGCGTGGTGCCGGCCGAGCAGATCTACCGCAACGCCCAGTATCGTCCCGAAATGCAGGGCATCCGGGTGGCGTCGGACATCTACGCGCACATCGCCGGCATCGACATCGTGCGCGCCGGCGCGGGCGAATTCTATGTCCTGGAGGACAACCTGAGAGTGCCGTCCGGCGTGTCGTACATGCTGGAAGACCGCAAGATGATGATGCGGCTGTACCCGGAACTGTTCGCCAGCCACAAGGTGGCGCCGGTGGAACATTATCCCGACCTGCTGCTGGACAACCTGCGCTCGGTGGCGCCGGTCGGCGTGATCGACCCGACCGTCGTCGTGATGACGCCGGGCATGTACAACTCGGCCTACTTCGAGCATGCGTTCCTGGCCCAGCAGATGGGGGTCGAGCTGGTCGAGGGCAAGGACCTGTTCGTCAACAACAATGCGGTGTGGATGCGCACCACGCGCGGTCCGCGCCGGGTCGACGTGATCTACCGCCGGCTGGACGACGATTTCCTCGACCCGCTGGCGTTCCGCGCCGACTCCGCGCTCGGTGTGCCGGGCCTGCTGTCGGTGTACCGGGCCGGCCGCGTCACCCTGGCCAATGCCATCGGCACCGGCGTGGCGGACGACAAGTCGATCTACCCTTACGTGCCTGCGATCATCCGCTTCTACCTGTCCGAAGAGCCGGTGCTGAACAACGTGCCGACCTACCAGTGCCGCCATCGGAACGAGCTGGACTACACGCTGGCCAACCTGGCGCAGCTGGTCGTCAAGGAGGTGCACGGCGCCGGCGGCTACGGCATGCTGGTCGGGCCCGCCGCATCGAAGCAGGAGGTCGAGGACTTCCGCGCCCGCCTGCTGGCGCGGCCGGACGTCTACATCGCCCAGCCCACCCTGGCCCTGTCGAACTGCCCTACGTTCGTGGAGAACGGCGTGGCGCCGCGCCATATCGACCTGCGCCCGTTCGTCCTGTCCGGCAAGACGATCTCGATGGTGCCGGGCGGCCTGACCCGGGTGGCGCTGCGCGAAGGCTCGCTGGTGGTGAACTCGTCGCAGGGCGGCGGCACCAAGGACACGTGGGTACTGGAACAATGA
- a CDS encoding SDR family oxidoreductase: MIKAIVTGHSRGLGAGIAAALLRRGAAVLGVARGANGALAAQGVQEVALDLADARAVTAWLDTGALTRFLGDAELAILVNNAGVVTPVGPPGRQGAAALAQAVAINVTAALQLADAFVAATEACADRRIAHVSSGAGRNPYAGWSAYCATKAALDMHAQAVAQDRIAGLRIASVAPGVIDTAMQAHIRGVEQRDFPALARFVALQREGGLAGADETGARLVDYLLRAGFGDVPVSDLRDLG, from the coding sequence ATGATCAAAGCCATTGTGACGGGACACAGCCGCGGCCTGGGCGCGGGGATCGCCGCCGCGCTGCTGCGGCGTGGCGCCGCCGTGCTGGGCGTCGCGCGCGGCGCCAATGGGGCGCTGGCGGCACAGGGCGTGCAGGAAGTGGCGCTGGACCTGGCCGACGCGCGCGCCGTGACTGCCTGGCTCGATACTGGCGCGCTGACCCGCTTCCTGGGCGATGCCGAGCTGGCGATCCTGGTCAACAATGCGGGTGTCGTCACGCCGGTGGGGCCGCCCGGACGACAGGGCGCGGCGGCGCTGGCCCAGGCGGTCGCCATCAACGTCACGGCCGCGCTGCAGCTGGCCGACGCCTTTGTCGCCGCCACCGAGGCCTGCGCCGACCGGCGCATCGCCCATGTTTCCAGCGGCGCCGGGCGCAACCCGTATGCGGGCTGGAGCGCCTACTGCGCCACCAAGGCGGCGCTGGACATGCATGCGCAGGCCGTGGCCCAGGACCGCATCGCCGGCCTGCGCATCGCCAGCGTGGCGCCCGGCGTCATCGACACGGCCATGCAGGCGCACATTCGCGGTGTGGAACAGCGCGATTTCCCGGCGCTGGCACGTTTCGTTGCCCTGCAGCGGGAGGGCGGGCTGGCCGGGGCGGACGAGACCGGGGCGCGGCTGGTCGATTATCTGCTGCGCGCCGGGTTCGGCGACGTGCCGGTCAGCGACTTGCGCGACCTGGGGTGA
- a CDS encoding pentapeptide repeat-containing protein: protein MNASRHFTSHRHGGPPRPPTSPVSAVTPFARQVQAWAQAPGGLAGHDLAHRDLRGVVLDGADLRNADLTGSDLTDASLRGADLSGARLRDALLSAADCSGARLDGACLDGSQAACCRLAGASLVRARADGASWPGADLSDADLSGLAASGLDLTRAVLDRSHAAGMTLRDASAEHSRWRGARWRNVSVIGGSLRGADLRQAQLTDCALDGTELAGSTWEHARWRAVTLAGGSTLRDARADTLCAPGCDVPGLSPRAPRPPRAADGPPRLIVVRGRA from the coding sequence ATGAACGCTTCCAGGCATTTCACTTCCCACCGCCACGGCGGCCCGCCGCGGCCGCCGACCTCCCCTGTCAGCGCCGTCACGCCATTCGCCCGCCAGGTGCAAGCCTGGGCGCAGGCGCCGGGCGGGCTGGCCGGCCACGACCTCGCCCACCGCGACCTGCGCGGCGTGGTGCTGGACGGCGCCGACCTGCGCAATGCCGACCTGACGGGCAGCGACCTGACCGATGCCAGCCTGCGCGGTGCCGACCTGTCCGGCGCCCGCTTGCGCGACGCCTTGCTGAGCGCTGCCGACTGCAGCGGCGCGCGCCTGGACGGCGCCTGCCTGGACGGCAGCCAGGCCGCCTGCTGCCGTCTCGCCGGCGCCAGCCTGGTACGGGCGCGCGCGGACGGGGCCAGCTGGCCGGGCGCCGACCTGAGCGACGCCGACCTGTCCGGCCTGGCCGCCAGCGGCCTCGACCTGACCCGCGCCGTGCTGGACCGCAGTCACGCCGCCGGCATGACGCTGCGCGACGCCAGTGCCGAGCACAGCCGCTGGCGCGGCGCCCGCTGGCGCAACGTCAGCGTGATCGGGGGCAGCCTGCGCGGCGCCGACCTGCGCCAGGCCCAGCTGACGGACTGCGCGCTGGACGGCACCGAGCTGGCGGGCAGCACGTGGGAGCATGCGCGCTGGCGCGCCGTCACGCTGGCCGGCGGCAGCACACTGCGCGATGCCCGTGCCGACACGCTGTGCGCGCCCGGCTGCGACGTGCCCGGGTTGTCGCCGCGGGCGCCACGCCCGCCCCGGGCGGCGGACGGGCCGCCCCGGCTGATCGTCGTGCGGGGGCGCGCCTGA
- a CDS encoding PepSY-associated TM helix domain-containing protein, which produces MVTGLPRKLLRNIHLYLSLAFGVLLVLAGLTGVGLTWIDELDEALNPTLLQVAGRTGPMAPPGVTAERVAGRLEADPRYGRPSGLQLPRAPDGVVIASYRIAKPDGDALALPRIRQVMVDPVTLVVLGERNWGEFGLTRPLLTSTLFHLHRYVFAGEIGKVVMGLAGLALFLIGAIGVALWWPKATLGALVKSFRIHGHWKTMKFQYSFHRSAGMIMAPVLLMLGFSGMYFNLPDWVRPAVASVATLTPTEKLHNSPVRGPRGVPIGPAQAIAAAQAFNPAGRIGRVSLPADKKTPYEIRMRQPGEVRQGDGSTRITVDAYTGQLLRVRDPLNAPAGDTFLNWQFPLHTGEAFGLAGRVVITLAGFAPLAFMVTGLVLWLGRRKKPARAVQPARPARLHPAGGLGR; this is translated from the coding sequence ATGGTCACCGGCCTCCCGCGCAAACTGCTGCGCAATATCCATCTCTATCTGTCGCTCGCCTTCGGCGTGCTGCTCGTGCTGGCCGGGCTGACGGGCGTCGGCCTGACCTGGATCGACGAGCTGGACGAGGCACTCAACCCGACCTTGCTGCAAGTGGCCGGCCGCACCGGCCCGATGGCCCCGCCCGGCGTCACGGCGGAACGGGTCGCCGGCCGTCTCGAGGCCGATCCGCGCTACGGCCGGCCCAGCGGACTGCAGCTGCCGCGCGCACCGGATGGGGTCGTGATCGCCTCCTACCGCATCGCCAAGCCGGACGGGGACGCGCTGGCCCTGCCGCGCATCCGCCAGGTCATGGTCGACCCCGTGACCCTGGTCGTGCTGGGCGAACGCAACTGGGGCGAGTTCGGCCTGACGCGACCGCTGCTGACGTCCACCTTGTTCCACCTGCACCGCTACGTGTTTGCCGGCGAAATCGGCAAGGTCGTCATGGGCCTGGCCGGCCTGGCGCTGTTCCTGATCGGCGCGATCGGCGTTGCGCTGTGGTGGCCGAAGGCGACGCTGGGCGCGCTGGTGAAATCGTTCCGCATCCACGGCCACTGGAAGACGATGAAGTTCCAGTACAGCTTCCACCGCAGCGCCGGCATGATCATGGCGCCCGTGCTGCTGATGCTGGGTTTTTCGGGGATGTATTTCAACCTGCCGGACTGGGTGCGGCCGGCCGTGGCCAGCGTCGCCACGTTGACGCCCACGGAAAAGCTGCACAACTCCCCCGTGCGCGGCCCGCGTGGCGTGCCGATCGGGCCGGCGCAGGCGATCGCGGCGGCGCAGGCCTTCAACCCGGCCGGCCGCATCGGCCGCGTCTCGCTGCCGGCCGACAAGAAAACGCCGTACGAGATCCGCATGCGCCAGCCGGGCGAGGTCCGGCAGGGCGACGGCAGCACCCGCATCACCGTCGACGCCTATACCGGCCAGCTGCTGCGCGTGCGCGATCCGCTCAACGCGCCGGCCGGCGACACGTTCCTGAACTGGCAGTTCCCGCTGCATACGGGCGAGGCGTTCGGCCTGGCCGGCCGCGTGGTGATCACGCTGGCCGGTTTCGCGCCGCTGGCCTTCATGGTGACGGGACTGGTGCTGTGGCTGGGCCGGCGCAAGAAGCCGGCGCGCGCGGTGCAGCCGGCGCGCCCGGCGCGACTGCACCCGGCCGGTGGCCTCGGCCGCTGA
- a CDS encoding DNA-binding protein, whose product MEAPIATDEARLQADIEALRPRCENTQELYREVCALMFFRYGMTPTANRLYQLVRKGSMSAPAEALNRFWSQLREKSRVVIGHPDLPDELKNTAGELVASLWKAAQAAAAESLAALREEARQEAAAAGAEAQSARQERDTLAETLAATRARLAQEAQATAGLRRELAELGALHANQAARLDEARKELNAQHAWLNSVQRDHEIELDKLRDQARRDVAAAEAARRQAQDATARERAAGERLREALEAERGAAAASAERHRSELRDTLSLLADLRQQVGALEGVAGAANAARDDARQQQERLRTELTAAQERASDAQARVLRLEAELRHAAELFEARLAAARMEAAPRKSTRRRGAADTD is encoded by the coding sequence ATGGAAGCCCCGATCGCCACCGACGAAGCGCGCCTGCAAGCCGATATCGAGGCCTTGCGGCCGCGCTGCGAAAACACCCAGGAGCTGTACCGCGAAGTCTGCGCCTTGATGTTCTTCCGCTACGGCATGACGCCGACCGCCAACCGGCTGTACCAGCTGGTGCGCAAGGGCAGCATGTCGGCGCCGGCGGAAGCGCTGAATCGCTTCTGGAGCCAGTTGCGCGAGAAAAGCCGTGTCGTCATCGGCCATCCCGACCTGCCGGACGAGCTGAAGAATACCGCCGGGGAACTCGTCGCGTCATTGTGGAAGGCGGCTCAGGCGGCGGCCGCCGAATCGCTTGCGGCGCTGCGCGAGGAGGCCCGGCAGGAGGCCGCCGCGGCCGGTGCCGAAGCACAGTCGGCACGCCAGGAACGCGACACCCTGGCCGAAACGCTGGCCGCCACCCGCGCACGGCTGGCCCAGGAAGCCCAGGCGACGGCCGGACTGCGGCGCGAACTGGCCGAACTGGGCGCGCTGCACGCGAACCAGGCGGCCCGGCTGGACGAGGCGCGCAAAGAGCTGAATGCCCAGCACGCCTGGCTGAACAGCGTGCAGCGCGACCACGAGATCGAGCTGGACAAGCTGCGCGACCAGGCGCGCCGCGACGTTGCCGCGGCCGAGGCCGCGCGGCGCCAGGCGCAGGACGCGACGGCGCGCGAGCGGGCCGCGGGCGAGCGTCTGCGCGAGGCGCTGGAAGCGGAACGTGGGGCCGCGGCGGCCAGTGCGGAGCGGCACCGGAGCGAGCTGCGCGACACCTTGTCGTTGCTGGCCGACTTGCGTCAGCAGGTCGGTGCGCTGGAAGGCGTGGCCGGTGCCGCGAACGCCGCGCGCGACGACGCCCGCCAGCAGCAGGAGCGACTGCGCACCGAACTGACGGCGGCGCAAGAGCGCGCGAGCGATGCGCAGGCGCGCGTGCTGCGCCTGGAAGCGGAGTTGCGCCATGCGGCGGAACTGTTCGAGGCCAGGCTGGCGGCCGCGCGCATGGAAGCCGCGCCGCGCAAGAGCACGCGCCGGCGCGGCGCCGCCGATACCGACTGA